DNA sequence from the Dreissena polymorpha isolate Duluth1 chromosome 3, UMN_Dpol_1.0, whole genome shotgun sequence genome:
agTGGGCTGCAATATGTCCTGAAAAGAGTTAATTTATACTTTCCTTTCTGAATAAAACGCATTAAGCGATAGAGAGTATCCCAACACATTATCATGTTAGTAATAACAGAGAAATAACAAGAATGACATTACGTCttataaattaaacatgttgGCTAAAAAACATTGGTTTCAGGTACACGTGCCCGCCCGTGGAAGTAAACACTGCTGTATTTATTCATCCGCGTGATTTAAGTATCGCAGAAGAGACTCCGTGTAATTTTTACCCTTACATAAGCGGATATGACGTCATCTGCAACCTGACAGACGACAACTTTCGGCGGCCATGGTACTGCGGAAAACCAAGGTGTCAGCTAATTAATTATTTGTACTTACTTAATGGCGTCGATGAGGTTTTTGGACTGACATCACGATTATTCATGCCTTTTTTAATTGAGCATTAAAATATTTAGCTAGACTGCTGGCTTATCATCAATAAAAAGACTCGGCATTGATAAAATCATCATACTAGCATACACGTTGTAGTTTTTGTCATCCACAGAAACACGAAACTTCTTTGCTCTGATTGGACACTGTCATCCGAGCGGAATCTATGGCAGCTGAACACGGAGCAGAAACATATGACGTCAACACAActggaactgatatctttgtacgTAAATCAAACGTGCTGGTTTGGTCGCTTTTTGATGTCatatacaattgttttattgaataaaataaagaccatcatgtccatttataataCATACTTTGAAAAAAAGCCTATTTAAGCAAAATATGTAAAGAAAGTTTGAATACTTTTCTGTGTCACAAGAactgtttatattatatatatacatgcaagtaAAAGAAACGCCTAGTTCCAGAACATAGTGATTAAAACCAGTCCCTTTTAGCAATCACGATTTTACTTTAAATTTGCtctaatttaaaatataaaatgttggtCCCTGGAACATGcaccacggccgttaatcacgggggCAACCTCTGTTTTGAGAtccattaataaatgagccaatgcaacttccgaggtggctcTAAGACCTGGGTGTTTTGATAATTTTACAGGATGATTAGATTTTATATGGTTTTTTTTCAGCATatatcgcattattttaaaactcgggaaaatgtagtgcgattcagcgaagactAATACAtccaaaatgtacagaaacatacatttacatttaccGTTTGATCTGTAGTTAATTCGCGACCAGATATTTTCTGCCTTTTATTTCAGGAGTAACAACGCTTTACCGCTGAAGACCGGCATTTTTCTCAACGTTACCTCAGgtaaaatatgcaatattttgaAATCGAGTCTTAATTATAGCAAaagttgtaaatatatatatagtacaaCGTTCCACATAGCAATGTCATCATTGCTAATGTCTGATATACATGGTGTTGGTTTTTACGAGACAGCCAGTCAGCTTGTCAAACTATCTGcgcttttaacccatttatgcctggtggactctcccatccttctaaattggagcaatttatttccaaaattaggaatgtttagtatatttatttctatatttagaatatttcctacaaaaattctttaaagcaaacagcgcagaccctgatgagacgccgaatgatgcgctgggtctacgctgtttatcaaggccttttttctaggcgctaggcataaatgggttaaagtcagGAAAGTACAGTCGTTTCCAACTGTTAAACTGTAATGGCCCTGTGATTGGAATTATAATGATCACGACCCTTTGCGATACTTGGCGTGTCAAACAATTACTACTCCCGATAGCGAATTCCTTCAGACACTGAGGAGTTACTCCCCTTTAATATATTGTGTCATCAATTGGATTTTAAAAGCATCCTGAATTAACAGTTGACCATATTTAACTTAAAATGACGAGGACATAAGGCTTTGTTgagataattgttttaaattgttttacaatacatggaaataaaaatatgatCGATTATGAAGTATATTATTGAAGGCTTATTGTTACCATGTACCTGTTACGTTAGGGACACTTATATGTTTTCCACTTTTTGCAGATTCTGCTTCACATCAGTTCAAAACAGATCTGAAATGTGATTTGCGCGCATTGGAAAGTGCGCGGAAAACTTCTACAGCAGATGGGTACTTATACGAAAAGAAATGGTACAACAAAATATGCAGGTCTCAATTTAGTTTCGTGCAACTGACGAAATACCTTAATAATGTCAAAATGGTCTTAATTGGCGATTCGACCTCGAGGCAATTTTTCTACGAAATGCAAAATCTTGTGACGTGCGAATTTACAACAGACACGTGGGATCTCGCGGGGAAACATCATGAGGTACGATGTGAGAACGAGACATTGAAATTCAGCCTCACTTGGAAACCTCATGGACTTCCGTTCTGTACAACCAATACACCGCATCAGTATTTCCGACCTCTTAGTGTTCATTTAAATGAATACGGTGAAGCCGACAAATTGCTGTTAGTTCTGCACGGCGCTGCCCATTTTTATAACTTTCATTCGCACGTGTTTTATGAGTATGTGAAAGAGATGAAATCGACTGTGGAAGCAGTATTGAAATCCCACCCGCGTTCATTTATTGTTATCAAAGGACCCaatgcattttcattttcaaaatcgaCCGATCATTTTATTTGGATGCCGGACTCGTATGCGGCCGTTTACGAGAAATTTGTTCGCGATGTTTTTAGCGA
Encoded proteins:
- the LOC127871581 gene encoding NXPE family member 1-like isoform X1, giving the protein MGIFNKVVRTNGLRKVCICVAVFFFFTFAILSLERRFDLKILFNKPDGLKTRAPDIVYSPCRHIPAAPEVLGTWPEELYLNYTDIEDLLDLPDPSRSTVELNGNGRLTIGAHVYVTITLFDHHGRKRRKGGDVVRAWLAEPSLGAAASARVVDNNDGTYRAQFVVFWEGRPEVRAAIIMPREAVSTAYKRRYTCPPVEVNTAVFIHPRDLSIAEETPCNFYPYISGYDVICNLTDDNFRRPWYCGKPRNTKLLCSDWTLSSERNLWQLNTEQKHMTSTQLELISLSNNALPLKTGIFLNVTSDSASHQFKTDLKCDLRALESARKTSTADGYLYEKKWYNKICRSQFSFVQLTKYLNNVKMVLIGDSTSRQFFYEMQNLVTCEFTTDTWDLAGKHHEVRCENETLKFSLTWKPHGLPFCTTNTPHQYFRPLSVHLNEYGEADKLLLVLHGAAHFYNFHSHVFYEYVKEMKSTVEAVLKSHPRSFIVIKGPNAFSFSKSTDHFIWMPDSYAAVYEKFVRDVFSDLQSDRVMFLDMMDITVATEQWHIHSEKFIIHEKLSEIFAFYSTFSETLS
- the LOC127871581 gene encoding NXPE family member 1-like isoform X2, whose amino-acid sequence is MFNKAVRGNERRRVCICVAMFFICTFTIHILETRFDLKILFNKPDGLKTRAPDIVYSPCRHIPAAPEVLGTWPEELYLNYTDIEDLLDLPDPSRSTVELNGNGRLTIGAHVYVTITLFDHHGRKRRKGGDVVRAWLAEPSLGAAASARVVDNNDGTYRAQFVVFWEGRPEVRAAIIMPREAVSTAYKRRYTCPPVEVNTAVFIHPRDLSIAEETPCNFYPYISGYDVICNLTDDNFRRPWYCGKPRNTKLLCSDWTLSSERNLWQLNTEQKHMTSTQLELISLSNNALPLKTGIFLNVTSDSASHQFKTDLKCDLRALESARKTSTADGYLYEKKWYNKICRSQFSFVQLTKYLNNVKMVLIGDSTSRQFFYEMQNLVTCEFTTDTWDLAGKHHEVRCENETLKFSLTWKPHGLPFCTTNTPHQYFRPLSVHLNEYGEADKLLLVLHGAAHFYNFHSHVFYEYVKEMKSTVEAVLKSHPRSFIVIKGPNAFSFSKSTDHFIWMPDSYAAVYEKFVRDVFSDLQSDRVMFLDMMDITVATEQWHIHSEKFIIHEKLSEIFAFYSTFSETLS